The genomic stretch CCGCCCCTTGTAGCTGTTGCACTACCTTGATTTACTACGGCGTGGTGATGGCGGGACGCCGAGCCGGCGGTTAACGGTTTAGGTTTTTTCTTCAGGGGTACCCCTGAAGATCGTTCGAACGCGGTGAAGCACACACCGCCAACTTGAAAAGTTGTTGAAATAGACTTGACTTAAAAGCGCATCCGTTGTATACTTTACAACAGTTGATGTATATATTACAACTGTCAGGTAAAGACTATGACACCATTTAGCGGATCAAAATTAAGATCAAGACTGCTAGCCTATTTTTTTACCAATCCGGAAAAGTCTCTCTATGTCCGCGAACTCGGCGTTATCCTCGACCTAGACCCCGGCAACCTTTCACGTGAACTTCGCAAGATGGAACAAGAAGGCATATTCACCTCCTACGCTAAAGGCCAGATAAAATTTTATTCTTTAGATAAAAGGTATCCGCTATTCAACGATCTGAAAAATATAATATTTAAGACGGAAGGCGTGGAGGGGAGTATGCGACAGCTGGTTTCCGAATATCCTGGAATATCGCTCGCTTTCATATATGGCTCATATGCAAAAGGAAAGGAGAGGAGCGCCTCCGATATAGATATGGTTGTCGTAGGTTCTTTTCCGAGGGACGAATTCACGCACAAGCTTCGGGCGCTCGAAGCAAAATTAAACAGGGAGGCCAATTTTAATTCTTACACTAAGGCGGAATTCGGAAAAGAGAGCAAGGAGAGCGGCGGATTTCTTAATATGGTAGTAAGGGGTAAGATTGTATTGCTGAAAGGTAGGCTTAATGATTGAAGCCCTTATAAAGAAATTTATTAAAGAGGGGAAACTCGCGGAACAAAAAGCAGGGATCGTTCAGGTGGAAGCCCTTTTAAAGGAATCAATTATTGATCTGAAAGAGGCTAAGAAGATACTGCGCATAGCCGACCGGGCAACTTATATAATGGCATACATTGCCATGCTTAAAGCGGGGCGCGCGCTTCTTCTCTTGAAGGGTTACAGGCCTACTGATGGCGCACAACACAAAACCGTGGTGGAGATGACGGGCGCTATTTTAGGTGAAAAATACACCGATCTTGTCAGTCATTTTGAAACAATGCGCAGGAAAAGGAACGAACTAACATACGATGCCGGAACGTTACTTTCCGGATCGGAATCTAAACAAGCCCTGGATGACGCCACCTTACTCGTAGGAAATATTTTTAAAGAGGCAAAATCGCGCAATCCTCAGCTTGAGCTGGATCTTTAACTGTAGCGACAGGCCCATGCGCAATTGCTCTATCAAGCCGGCACTGACTCTAATTATGAAATTGAATAAACTGCGGATAGCGTTATTACTCATCATCCTCGCTTTATGCATTCCCGCGTTTGCTGTCGCCCAGGGAAGCGAATTCCATCCCGCTAAGGTAAGAGATATATCCGATAGGGCATACGAGGGCGCCGTCATACAATTACTCGACAGCGCCAAGGAATCTATAGTCATGTCCATGTACCTGATAAAGGCTGACGGGAGCGGGCCGGTCTACCTTTTAGTGAAGGACCTGGAAGAGGC from Candidatus Omnitrophota bacterium encodes the following:
- a CDS encoding nucleotidyltransferase domain-containing protein; amino-acid sequence: MTPFSGSKLRSRLLAYFFTNPEKSLYVRELGVILDLDPGNLSRELRKMEQEGIFTSYAKGQIKFYSLDKRYPLFNDLKNIIFKTEGVEGSMRQLVSEYPGISLAFIYGSYAKGKERSASDIDMVVVGSFPRDEFTHKLRALEAKLNREANFNSYTKAEFGKESKESGGFLNMVVRGKIVLLKGRLND